gcgtcctcgccaGCGAGACCTTCACGTTCGGCGCGGCCAACTCGAGCAAGGTCATGGTGTCCGACGTCGCGTTCGGCTGCGGCAACATCAACTCGGGCCAGCTCGCCAACAGCTCCGGCATGGTCGGCCTCGGCCGCGGGCCGCTGTCGCTGGTGAGCCAGCTCGGCCCGTCGAGGTTCTCCTACTGCCTCACGTCGTTCCTCTCGCCGGAGCCGAGCCGGCTCAACTTCGGCGTGTTCGCGACGCTCAACGGCACCAACGCAAGCTCCTCCGGCTCGCCGGTGCAGTCCACGCCGCTGGTCGTCAACGCGGCGCTGCCGTCCCTCTACTTCATGTCCCTCAAGGGCATCAGCCTCGGCCAGAAGCGGCTGCCCATCGACCCGCTGGTGTTCGCCATCAACGACGACGGCACGGGCGGCGTCTTCATCGACTCCGGCACGTCGCTCACCTGGCTCCAGCAGGACGCGTACGACGCCGTGCGCCGCGAGCTGGTGTCCGTcctccggccgctgccgccgacgaacGACACCGAGATCGGCCTGGAGACGTGCTtcccgtggccgccgccgccgagcgtgGCCGTGACGGTCCCGGACATGGAGCTCCacttcgacggcggcgccaaCATGACCGTGCCGCCGGAGAACTACATGCTGATCGACGGCGCCACCGGGTTCCTGTGCCTGGCGATGATCCGCTCCGGCGACGCCACCATCATCGGCAACTACCAGCAGCAGAACATGCACATTTTGTACGACATCGCGAATAGCCTCTTGTCGTTCGTGCCGGCGCCGTGCAACATCGTGTAGGAtcgattgaattttttttttccgtttcatTTTGGGACTCAATAAGTTCAGAGCTGGTCGGTGTTGCAGCCGCAGGTCGATAGATAGAGTAGTCACGCGACTGGCCTACTGCACTATCGCAGTACCATGTCTCCATGTATGATTTGTGCAGTATTTTATTACCCCAAATCCACGTACGTCGTGTACGCGTATACACGGAGAATTGAACGTCTAAGTCCACCGATCGACTTAATACTACGTGAATGTGTTCTAGTATAATTTGATAATTTTGTATTCTGGTGTAACAATTTGATTATATATGTGTTGTTTTGATTAAACAATGGTAGATGAGTACTTTCATGATGTCGGTATGACATCATATACCATTGGTATATGCATAATGTCGGTAGCAATCATGCATATACTACCTTAtaattttagatttaatttatAAGAATTAAGGTTATCATCTAATTTGCATCACCGATttggatgtttttttcttcaccttATAAAAATTCAACCGAAATACAAAACTTCCTATATAGTAAAATTTAATTAACTTCTAGTTactaaaatgaaaacaaattaagtatatatatacaaatctgCACGAAATGTATAGATTAAATAAGTACTTAAATGCGTTCGAACCAGTAGGTTCTGCACTCAGTTCTCATGCACAGAAAATGAGGTGACATATTAATTGATTAACTAAGTATCAGTttcaaaaacttaaaaaatggattaatgtgTTTctagcaactttcctatagaaagttctcttttttttaaaaaaaacacaccgtttagcagttcgaaAAACGTACGTGTGAAAATAAGGGAGTGAAGTTGAAAAGAATGGTTGCCGAATACAGTCTAAATGCGTATAGAAAAAAGTACTTGAAATAAGTAAGTCATTGCATCACTTCTTTAAGTATTTGTACTAAAAtcgtagctcaactggttaatGGGAATCTTCTCACCTGATTTCAGGTCCTAAATTTGTTcgtatttacgactaattattcttttagtggttGATGACGTACCCCTTGATGGTGAGGTGTACGTGGTGACTTTGTCAATCCAAGGATATGCAGCCCAACCTTTTCGAGGTGCTCGTATGGTAGGATATGCGTGTGCATGTTCATATGAGTGAGTCTACACGTGTTCTAAGCGTCTATATTTGTATTGTGTTTTAAAACAATCCAACCCAcattatagatggccaaatgggccacCCGGCCTAGCCCGGGCACGACCAGACCTAGGACCAAGATCAGTTGGGTCGGCATGACCCGACCTATACACCAAGCCGCACAATGCTAGCCCGGGCTATACCAACAGCCCAGGCACGACCCAATAAGGCTCGAGCCATGTCAGGTCGACCCGAAGGTATGAAAGCCTACTATGCTTCTCCTTGAAATAAGTctgttttgcctccctcatgTCATTGGGTTGTGCTTGATATGgctgaaataagtctattttaccccCTCATGCATTTTGCCTCCTGATCGTTGGACTAAGTTGTGCCGGGCTGGCCCATTGTGCCAAGGCAAAGACCCAGTCATGGCCCAACGGTCGGGCTAGGCTAGCATGAGCCCGACATCGGTTAGGCCGTGCCGTGCCTGGGCCAGGCCAGAGCCTCGGGCCAGAGCCGaaccatttggccatctataaccCATCTTGTATGTTGCACCCATACCCTTACTATCAAGTTTTCTTGTACATGTTTATCAAATTGTTACACTAGAACATTTTCTTCTCAAAATTTTTACATTTAGTTACATTACATTTACCTGATAAGTTGATTACCATTCAGTTTACCCCCACAAAATTTCGCCCAGGTGCTACTGGGCGATATTCACATGTATGGCTCAAAATACTCAGGTCCACATGAAACTTCGCGAGAAATTGGCACGCATCTCATCATGGTATGGGCTGGGTATTAGGCTGGCTTTAACCCGTCGCTGGAATAAAGCCGGTAACGTCAACCAAACGATATTCCTAACATGCGTGTTATAAG
The Oryza glaberrima chromosome 8, OglaRS2, whole genome shotgun sequence DNA segment above includes these coding regions:
- the LOC127782428 gene encoding aspartic proteinase nepenthesin-1-like; protein product: MASPVLVLALVAATLLPASHCSVSGVGFQLKLRHVDAHGSYTKLELVTRAIRRSRARVAALQAVAAAAATVAPVVDPIIAARILVAASQGEYLMDLAIGTPPLRYTAMVDTGSDLIWTQCAPCVLCADQPTPYFRPARSATYRLVPCRSPLCAALPYPACFQRSVCVYQYYYGDEASTAGVLASETFTFGAANSSKVMVSDVAFGCGNINSGQLANSSGMVGLGRGPLSLVSQLGPSRFSYCLTSFLSPEPSRLNFGVFATLNGTNASSSGSPVQSTPLVVNAALPSLYFMSLKGISLGQKRLPIDPLVFAINDDGTGGVFIDSGTSLTWLQQDAYDAVRRELVSVLRPLPPTNDTEIGLETCFPWPPPPSVAVTVPDMELHFDGGANMTVPPENYMLIDGATGFLCLAMIRSGDATIIGNYQQQNMHILYDIANSLLSFVPAPCNIV